A DNA window from Streptomyces canus contains the following coding sequences:
- a CDS encoding DUF4132 domain-containing protein: MLSNTQEPSLAGRLMRALTDPDFEIEVPYGELPRLSDEELGTLLPEAYRVRPSGPERSTRLAHAVEHAARDRRPRYTPDACRRMFEVLVERSEERGWVDLTRGVQALEQCTGPLPDVSAPLRTLVETLLAKDTLSQLHPLIALARLAGEDTLRAVVERLSRGTGPIVADEIAVVVGLARAEQARLSEVDRQHRLVQSPNAPDTWQPFAENPAYIAFARRALEAAAERAEGIHAGEIPYRADKAFTDREVITLGQAARVALLRDEPWLPDLFDRLLPGITLAPTAARTLPSQALLYELVRAAQDFPTPELVTSLRTVRKSVRHAGVPKQLDKMLRKVEAALAERTDVALRLPTLGFDDEGVLRREVGDGYAAVVTVTDTATLTWHKDNRPLRGVPAPVRREQPALVKELRDLVKRVDAQLLTLARALEGGYTVDAVHPYGWWRAALAGHPLARGVVRRLIWEVEVAPGAWRAVLPETGELPEAPDDAAVRLWHPLRSEPDAVRAWRDLLVERQVRQPFKQAFREIYLLTPAEEETRVYSNRFAAHLVHYHRMFALLRARGWASERLGPWDGGAEDAAERTLGAGQWRARFHHELADWQGEDLLAATDQVRFARRVAGDWQETPLTDVPPLVFSEAMRDVDLFVGVTSIAADPQWTDRGSERAYWERAGFAELTASAEARKDVLARILPRLKIADRCSLDARHLVVRGGLRTYRIHLGSANILMEPDNSYLCIVPARGKGDGKVFLPFEDDRLSLILSKAFLLADDTKITDPTILAQLGRRA; the protein is encoded by the coding sequence ATGCTCTCCAACACCCAGGAGCCGAGCCTGGCAGGCCGGCTGATGCGTGCGCTGACCGACCCGGACTTCGAGATCGAGGTCCCGTACGGTGAGCTGCCGCGGCTGTCCGACGAGGAGCTCGGGACGCTTCTGCCGGAGGCCTACCGTGTGCGTCCGTCGGGCCCGGAAAGGTCGACGAGACTCGCCCACGCGGTCGAGCACGCCGCCAGGGACCGCCGACCGCGCTACACACCCGACGCGTGCCGTCGGATGTTCGAGGTGCTCGTGGAGCGGAGCGAGGAGCGCGGCTGGGTGGACCTCACGCGGGGCGTGCAGGCGCTGGAGCAGTGCACCGGCCCGCTGCCCGACGTCTCCGCCCCGCTCCGGACCCTGGTCGAGACCCTCCTGGCCAAGGACACCCTGAGTCAGCTGCATCCGCTGATCGCGCTCGCGCGGCTCGCGGGCGAGGACACCCTGCGGGCAGTCGTGGAGCGTCTCTCCCGTGGCACGGGCCCCATCGTCGCGGACGAAATCGCCGTCGTCGTCGGTCTCGCTCGGGCCGAGCAGGCCCGGCTGTCCGAGGTGGACCGGCAGCACAGGCTCGTCCAGTCGCCGAACGCCCCTGACACATGGCAGCCGTTCGCCGAGAACCCCGCCTACATCGCCTTCGCCCGCCGAGCCCTGGAGGCGGCGGCCGAGCGTGCCGAAGGGATCCACGCCGGCGAGATCCCCTACCGGGCGGACAAGGCGTTCACCGACCGTGAGGTCATCACCCTCGGACAGGCGGCACGGGTCGCTCTGCTGCGTGACGAACCCTGGCTGCCGGACCTGTTCGACCGTCTCCTGCCCGGCATCACCCTCGCCCCGACCGCGGCGAGGACTCTCCCCTCCCAGGCCCTCCTGTACGAACTCGTCCGTGCCGCACAGGACTTCCCCACCCCCGAACTGGTCACGTCACTGCGGACCGTCCGCAAGAGTGTCCGGCACGCCGGAGTCCCCAAGCAGCTCGACAAGATGCTCAGGAAGGTCGAGGCGGCCCTCGCGGAGCGGACCGACGTGGCGCTACGGCTCCCCACGCTCGGCTTCGACGACGAGGGCGTCCTGCGCCGGGAGGTGGGCGACGGCTACGCGGCGGTCGTCACCGTCACCGACACCGCCACACTGACCTGGCACAAGGACAACCGCCCCCTGCGCGGTGTCCCCGCGCCCGTACGCCGTGAGCAGCCCGCCCTCGTCAAGGAACTGCGCGACCTCGTCAAGCGCGTGGACGCCCAACTCCTCACCCTGGCCCGCGCGTTGGAGGGTGGCTACACCGTCGACGCGGTACACCCGTACGGCTGGTGGCGTGCCGCGCTCGCCGGGCATCCGCTCGCCCGGGGTGTCGTACGCCGACTGATCTGGGAGGTCGAGGTCGCGCCCGGCGCCTGGCGGGCCGTACTGCCCGAGACCGGAGAACTGCCCGAGGCGCCCGACGACGCCGCCGTACGGCTGTGGCACCCGCTCCGCTCCGAGCCGGACGCCGTGCGGGCCTGGCGGGATCTTCTGGTCGAGCGGCAGGTACGGCAGCCCTTCAAGCAGGCGTTCCGGGAGATCTATCTCCTCACCCCGGCCGAGGAGGAGACCCGTGTCTACTCCAACCGCTTCGCCGCCCATCTCGTCCACTACCACCGGATGTTCGCGCTGCTCAGAGCCCGGGGATGGGCGAGCGAGCGGCTCGGGCCCTGGGACGGCGGGGCCGAGGACGCCGCGGAGCGGACGCTGGGAGCGGGGCAGTGGCGGGCCCGCTTCCACCACGAACTCGCCGACTGGCAGGGTGAGGATCTGCTGGCCGCGACCGACCAGGTGCGCTTCGCCCGCCGGGTCGCGGGCGACTGGCAGGAGACACCGCTCACCGACGTACCCCCGCTGGTGTTCAGCGAGGCCATGCGCGACGTGGACCTCTTCGTCGGCGTGACCTCGATCGCCGCGGACCCCCAGTGGACCGACCGGGGCTCTGAGCGCGCCTACTGGGAGCGGGCCGGGTTCGCCGAGCTGACGGCGAGCGCGGAGGCGCGCAAGGACGTCCTCGCGCGGATCCTGCCCCGGCTGAAGATCGCCGACCGGTGCTCGCTCGACGCCCGCCACCTCGTCGTACGAGGCGGCTTGCGGACGTACCGGATCCATCTGGGCTCGGCGAACATCCTGATGGAGCCCGACAACTCGTATCTGTGCATCGTCCCGGCGCGGGGGAAGGGCGACGGCAAGGTGTTCCTGCCGTTCGAGGACGACCGGCTGTCGCTGATCCTCAGCAAGGCGTTCCTGCTCGCCGACGACACGAAGATCACCGACCCCACCATCCTCGCGCAGCTCGGGCGGCGTGCCTGA
- a CDS encoding pectate lyase — translation MEPASGATRTASPPPTTASPSASASASPSASRTSASPSASASARKSASPPAPPTSTAGFAAWPTATGEKAVATTIEVSGTYDGTLKRFHGSGGLGSDSQDEDQGPLFELADGATLKNVILGSPAADGVHCLGSCTLKNVWWQDVGEDAATFKGTSASATYLVDGGGARKADDKVFQHNGAGTLTIRNFQVADFGKLYRSCGNCRTQYERHVVISNVKVTGRGKDIAGVNANYGDTATLSGVTIVGDSSRNITVCERFQGNASGAEPSSLGSGADGTHCRYSASAITYR, via the coding sequence CTGGAGCCGGCGAGCGGTGCCACGCGGACGGCCTCCCCGCCGCCCACGACCGCGTCCCCCTCCGCATCCGCATCCGCATCTCCGTCGGCTTCGAGGACGTCGGCCTCCCCGAGCGCCTCAGCATCGGCGAGGAAGAGCGCCTCCCCACCCGCGCCGCCCACGTCCACCGCCGGATTCGCGGCCTGGCCCACGGCCACCGGTGAGAAGGCGGTCGCCACCACCATCGAGGTCTCCGGCACCTACGACGGCACCCTCAAGCGCTTCCACGGTTCGGGCGGCCTCGGCAGCGACAGCCAGGACGAGGACCAGGGCCCGCTCTTCGAACTCGCCGACGGGGCGACGCTGAAGAACGTCATCCTCGGCTCCCCGGCCGCCGACGGCGTGCACTGCTTGGGCAGTTGCACCCTGAAGAACGTGTGGTGGCAGGACGTCGGCGAGGACGCGGCGACCTTCAAGGGCACGTCGGCCTCAGCGACGTACCTCGTCGACGGCGGCGGTGCACGGAAGGCGGACGACAAGGTCTTCCAGCACAACGGCGCCGGAACCCTGACCATCAGGAACTTCCAGGTCGCCGACTTCGGCAAGCTCTACCGCTCGTGCGGCAACTGCAGGACGCAGTACGAACGCCATGTCGTCATCAGCAATGTGAAGGTCACCGGGCGCGGCAAGGACATCGCGGGCGTCAACGCCAACTACGGTGACACGGCCACCCTCTCGGGCGTGACCATCGTCGGGGACAGCAGCAGGAACATCACCGTCTGCGAACGCTTCCAGGGCAATGCGTCGGGGGCCGAACCGTCCTCACTGGGCAGCGGGGCGGACGGCACGCACTGCAGGTACAGCGCGTCGGCCATCACCTACCGGTGA
- a CDS encoding DapH/DapD/GlmU-related protein, whose amino-acid sequence MEHPSQPSVRHFDHCPWLFADEATEEQRAAQRELQRAVGGDTGIGERCYVAESAAVFPDRLRLGDDSYIAAHAYVTGELDTGSHCTLNPFTTVRGNVVLGHGVRIGAHTSLLGFNHSMAPDRPVYRQPLTSRGIRVGDDVWIGSHVIVVDGVTIGDHCVIGAGAVVTRDLPAWSVAAGNPARVLRDRREVRGAGAVEAEVEVEVAMDPVAAAAVSGVRPDEGRTPATRPAPDPEPRAAAAGHPQPTPHDRRAVQTARAADTEAAAAAPERRSDDNRTPTTRPAPDPEPRAAAAGHPQPTPHDRRAVQTAKAADTEAAAAAAAPERRSDDNRTPTTRPALEPGAAATGNAERAPHDRRGVQVAAPAVGAEVADLPGIRPGGGRTPATRPAPDPGPRAATLAGFADTARDQAARLLDRCWDGERYVDRPGAVPTVRAHCDAVEIADLLLGAVPEHLSAEEHIGRLSGLQDPKSGLVPEFGEPLPVADADGFIGEGAALYHVLCLGYALDLLGPGLPHPVCGVRDMTTRQLIARLEALPWRTGAWGAGAWVDSLATAAHWNLRHDDGGDHGHGTPEALFGWLLTRADPWTGMWGRPSAEEGRLQVVNGYYRLTRGSFAQFGLPVPYPERVVDAVLDHARDARHFGPGRENACNVLDVAHPLWLCTRQLGRDADGYRSGEIRDWAERQLATVLPRWQDGRGFGFGPGAAGPGPDPGLQGTEMWLAIIWYLADLLDRSGELGYRPHGIHRPEPARQGIAGLS is encoded by the coding sequence ATGGAACATCCGTCGCAGCCGTCCGTACGGCACTTCGACCACTGCCCGTGGCTCTTCGCCGACGAGGCGACCGAAGAACAGCGCGCCGCACAGCGGGAGCTGCAGCGGGCCGTCGGCGGTGACACCGGGATCGGTGAGCGCTGTTACGTCGCCGAGTCCGCGGCGGTGTTCCCGGACCGGCTGCGGCTCGGCGACGACTCGTACATCGCCGCCCACGCCTACGTCACCGGGGAGTTGGACACCGGCTCCCACTGCACGCTCAACCCGTTCACCACGGTGCGCGGGAACGTCGTACTCGGTCATGGCGTACGCATCGGTGCCCACACCTCGCTGCTCGGCTTCAACCACTCCATGGCTCCCGACCGGCCCGTTTACCGCCAGCCGCTCACGAGCCGGGGCATCCGGGTCGGCGACGACGTCTGGATCGGCTCGCATGTGATCGTCGTGGACGGCGTGACCATCGGCGATCACTGTGTGATCGGGGCGGGAGCGGTGGTCACGAGAGATCTGCCGGCGTGGTCGGTGGCCGCGGGGAACCCTGCACGGGTTCTGCGGGACCGGCGGGAGGTGCGGGGGGCGGGGGCTGTGGAGGCGGAGGTGGAGGTGGAGGTGGCAATGGATCCGGTTGCGGCTGCGGCTGTGTCAGGGGTACGGCCGGATGAAGGCCGTACGCCTGCGACTCGCCCGGCGCCCGACCCCGAGCCCCGGGCGGCAGCCGCCGGCCATCCGCAGCCGACACCGCACGACCGGCGGGCGGTGCAGACGGCGAGGGCAGCGGACACCGAGGCGGCTGCGGCTGCGCCGGAGAGACGGTCCGATGACAACCGCACGCCTACCACCCGCCCGGCACCCGACCCCGAGCCCCGGGCGGCAGCCGCCGGCCATCCGCAGCCGACACCGCACGACCGGCGGGCGGTGCAGACGGCGAAGGCAGCGGACACCGAGGCGGCTGCGGCTGCGGCTGCGCCGGAGAGACGGTCCGATGACAACCGCACGCCTACCACCCGCCCGGCACTCGAGCCCGGAGCGGCGGCCACCGGCAATGCGGAGCGGGCGCCGCACGATCGGCGGGGGGTGCAGGTGGCGGCTCCGGCCGTGGGTGCCGAGGTGGCGGATCTGCCAGGGATACGGCCAGGGGGCGGCCGTACGCCTGCGACCCGCCCGGCGCCCGACCCCGGTCCCCGCGCAGCCACCCTGGCCGGCTTCGCGGACACCGCCCGGGATCAGGCTGCCCGACTCCTCGACCGTTGCTGGGACGGTGAGCGCTACGTCGATCGGCCCGGCGCCGTTCCCACCGTACGGGCTCACTGCGACGCAGTGGAGATCGCCGACCTGCTGCTCGGGGCTGTGCCGGAGCACCTGTCCGCCGAGGAGCACATCGGGCGGCTGAGCGGGCTGCAGGATCCGAAGAGCGGTCTCGTGCCGGAGTTCGGCGAACCGCTGCCGGTGGCGGACGCCGACGGGTTCATCGGGGAAGGAGCGGCGCTCTATCACGTGCTGTGCCTGGGCTACGCCCTCGATCTGCTGGGCCCCGGGCTCCCCCATCCGGTGTGCGGCGTACGGGACATGACGACACGTCAACTCATTGCACGACTGGAGGCTTTGCCCTGGCGCACGGGCGCGTGGGGCGCGGGTGCCTGGGTCGACAGCCTTGCTACTGCCGCCCATTGGAACCTGCGGCACGACGACGGCGGCGACCACGGCCACGGGACGCCGGAGGCGCTGTTCGGCTGGCTGCTGACCAGGGCCGATCCCTGGACCGGGATGTGGGGCAGGCCCTCTGCCGAGGAGGGCCGGCTCCAGGTGGTCAACGGCTACTACCGGCTGACGCGGGGCTCGTTCGCACAATTCGGGCTGCCGGTGCCGTATCCGGAACGAGTCGTGGACGCGGTCCTGGACCACGCGCGCGACGCCCGGCATTTCGGTCCCGGCCGGGAGAACGCCTGCAATGTGCTTGATGTCGCCCATCCCCTGTGGCTGTGCACTCGGCAGCTCGGGCGGGATGCCGACGGCTACCGCTCCGGCGAGATCCGCGACTGGGCCGAGCGGCAGCTGGCCACGGTCCTGCCGCGCTGGCAGGACGGCCGGGGCTTCGGCTTCGGCCCGGGCGCCGCCGGCCCCGGACCCGACCCCGGGCTCCAGGGCACGGAGATGTGGCTTGCCATCATCTGGTACCTCGCCGACCTGCTGGACCGCTCCGGCGAACTGGGGTACCGCCCCCACGGCATCCACCGCCCAGAACCGGCCCGCCAGGGAATCGCGGGCCTGAGCTGA
- a CDS encoding NUDIX domain-containing protein, with protein MTEGIDTPDRRGRTGLDRTGLNLTGNPRVRVRDVKLLSSHWYVERATTFDIQHADGSWSTQQRETHDRGNGATMLLYDTERETVLLTRQFRFPVYVNGHPDGLLIETPGGLLDDDDEHPEIAVRREVVEETGHTIGEVRHVFDVYMSPGSVTERVSFYAAEYAPSTRTHEGGGLDEEGEDIEILELPFRRALEMIRTGEIADAKTIMLLQWAALEGPFAK; from the coding sequence ATGACCGAGGGCATCGACACTCCCGACCGCCGGGGCCGCACCGGACTCGACCGCACCGGCCTGAACCTGACCGGCAACCCGCGCGTGAGGGTCCGCGATGTGAAACTGCTGTCCAGCCACTGGTACGTCGAGCGGGCCACGACCTTCGACATCCAGCACGCCGACGGGAGCTGGAGCACTCAGCAGCGCGAGACCCACGACCGTGGCAACGGCGCCACCATGCTGCTGTACGACACGGAACGCGAAACCGTCCTGCTCACCCGCCAGTTCCGCTTCCCGGTGTATGTCAACGGACACCCCGACGGACTGCTCATCGAGACACCCGGCGGCCTGCTCGACGACGATGACGAGCACCCCGAGATCGCCGTACGACGCGAGGTCGTCGAGGAGACCGGGCACACCATCGGCGAGGTCCGGCACGTCTTCGACGTCTATATGAGCCCCGGTTCGGTCACCGAGCGCGTCAGCTTCTACGCCGCCGAGTACGCCCCGTCGACCCGCACGCACGAGGGCGGCGGCCTCGACGAGGAGGGCGAGGACATCGAGATCCTCGAACTGCCCTTCCGCCGGGCCCTGGAGATGATCCGTACCGGGGAGATCGCCGACGCCAAGACCATCATGCTGCTCCAGTGGGCGGCGCTCGAGGGCCCGTTCGCCAAGTGA
- a CDS encoding aldo/keto reductase: MKYRTIGTDPATRREVSVLALGAMLFGSRTDEETSFAVLDRYVEAGGNFIDTSDNYAFWEDGGQGGQSEELLGRWRRSRGIGDEIVIATKLGARPLAPGTSYLDNAEGLSAKVIRESAERSRERLGVSKLDLLYAHIEDHAVPLQETVEGFAELVAEGTVGLLGVSNHAVWRVERARALAAAAGLPAYEVLQYAHSHLRPRTDVPDPLFPDGSLGHAGADLLSYLRAEPDLTLVAYSPLLKGAYTHPDRLPADFDHSGTPARLKALTEVAKETGATVNQVVLSWQAGGDLPIVPLVGMSSVAQLEENLAAVDLELTGEQRARLDSAY, translated from the coding sequence ATGAAGTACCGCACCATCGGCACCGATCCGGCGACCCGCCGCGAGGTCAGTGTCCTCGCGCTCGGCGCGATGCTGTTCGGGTCACGGACCGACGAGGAGACCTCCTTCGCCGTCCTCGACCGCTATGTCGAGGCCGGCGGCAACTTCATCGACACGTCCGACAACTACGCCTTCTGGGAGGACGGCGGCCAGGGCGGCCAGAGCGAGGAACTGCTCGGCCGGTGGCGGCGCAGCCGCGGGATCGGAGACGAGATCGTCATCGCCACGAAGCTCGGCGCCCGGCCCCTGGCGCCCGGCACGAGCTACCTCGACAACGCGGAGGGACTGTCGGCGAAGGTGATCCGAGAGTCCGCGGAACGCAGCCGGGAACGCCTGGGTGTGTCGAAGCTGGACCTGCTCTACGCGCACATCGAGGACCACGCGGTCCCGCTCCAGGAAACGGTGGAGGGATTCGCCGAACTGGTCGCCGAGGGCACGGTGGGCCTGCTGGGAGTGAGCAACCACGCGGTGTGGCGGGTGGAACGGGCCCGCGCCCTGGCGGCTGCGGCCGGCCTTCCCGCCTACGAGGTCCTCCAGTACGCCCACAGCCACCTGCGCCCCCGGACCGACGTCCCGGATCCCCTCTTCCCCGACGGCAGCCTCGGCCACGCGGGCGCGGACCTGTTGAGCTACCTGCGCGCGGAGCCCGACCTCACCCTGGTCGCGTACTCACCCCTCCTGAAGGGCGCCTACACCCACCCGGACCGCCTCCCCGCCGACTTCGACCACTCGGGCACGCCGGCTCGTCTGAAGGCTCTGACCGAGGTGGCGAAGGAGACGGGCGCGACCGTCAACCAGGTCGTCCTGTCCTGGCAGGCAGGCGGCGACCTGCCGATCGTCCCGCTGGTCGGGATGTCGTCGGTGGCCCAGCTGGAGGAGAACCTGGCGGCGGTGGATCTGGAGCTCACGGGGGAGCAGCGGGCGCGGCTGGACTCGGCGTACTGA
- a CDS encoding GntR family transcriptional regulator, whose product MAKPRDTSRAATAPALDSLDFALDRGSPVPLYYQLARQLEEAIEHGALAPGNLLGNEIDLSIRLGLSRPTVRQAIQTLVEKGLLVRRRGVGTQVVHSQVKRPLELSSLYDDLEAAGQGPATRVVRNETVPVSADVAAALSVPEGSEVTALERLRLTHGQPVALLCNYLPTGLLHLDSDRLETTGLYRMLRTAGITLHSARQTIGARSATAEEAARLDEQAGAAVLTMQRTAYDDTGRPVEYGTHIYRASRYTFDFRLLVRP is encoded by the coding sequence ATGGCGAAGCCCCGCGACACGTCACGTGCTGCGACCGCCCCCGCGCTCGACTCCCTGGACTTCGCCCTGGACCGGGGCAGTCCGGTGCCGCTGTACTACCAGCTCGCCCGGCAGCTGGAGGAGGCGATCGAGCACGGGGCGCTCGCCCCGGGAAACCTCCTGGGCAACGAGATCGACCTCTCGATCCGCCTCGGCCTGTCCCGCCCGACCGTCCGCCAGGCCATCCAGACCCTGGTGGAGAAGGGCCTGCTGGTCCGCCGGCGCGGGGTGGGCACGCAGGTGGTGCACAGCCAGGTCAAGCGCCCCCTGGAGCTCAGCAGCCTCTACGACGACCTGGAGGCGGCCGGGCAGGGTCCGGCGACGCGGGTCGTGCGCAACGAGACCGTGCCGGTGTCCGCCGACGTGGCGGCCGCGCTGTCCGTCCCGGAGGGCAGCGAGGTCACGGCGCTCGAGCGCCTGCGCCTGACCCACGGCCAGCCCGTGGCCCTCCTCTGCAACTACCTGCCCACCGGCCTCCTCCACCTCGACAGCGACCGCTTGGAGACCACCGGCCTCTACCGCATGCTGCGCACCGCCGGCATCACCCTGCACAGCGCCCGCCAGACCATCGGCGCCCGCTCCGCCACCGCCGAGGAGGCCGCCCGCCTCGACGAACAGGCGGGCGCGGCGGTCCTGACCATGCAACGCACGGCCTACGACGACACCGGCCGCCCGGTCGAGTACGGCACCCACATCTACCGGGCGTCGCGGTACACCTTTGACTTCCGGCTGCTGGTCAGGCCCTGA
- the iolD gene encoding 3D-(3,5/4)-trihydroxycyclohexane-1,2-dione acylhydrolase (decyclizing), giving the protein MSSTTRLTVAQALVRFLSVQYTERDGVRHRLIAGTWGIFGHGNVAGIGQALLEAGEDAMPFHQGRNEQAMVHAAVGHARQLNRLSAQAVTTSIGPGATNLVTGAALATINRLPVLLLPGDYFATRAADPLLQQLEHPTEADVSVNDTLRPVSRYFDRIHRPEALIPSALQAMRVLADPAETGAVTLALPQDVQAEAYDWPEEFFAERVWRVRRPAPDPVELAEAVRAILGAARPLIVAGGGVHHSEAEEALKAFADATGIPVTSTQAGKGSLRHDHPADLGGIGHTGTAVADDLARTADLVIGVGTRYSDFTTASGTLFQNPDVRFLNLNITSFDAHKLAARTVVCDARAGLEALTSALESHRVNAAYEAEYGAGKERWERVVTRAFDAADENAVPTQTQLLGALDAVVGDEDVVINAAGSLPGDLHKLWRTRSPRQYHLEYGYSCMGYEIPAAIGVQQATPDTPVWALVGDGTYLMMPTELVTAVQEGLPINLVLIQNHGYASIGGLSESVGGERFGTAYRYRAADGTFSGAPLPVDLAANAASLGMDVVRAKTVRELREALATARASDRPTCVYVETDTATPTAPPAAAWWDVPVAETASREAAVEARTEYDRQAAARRTHL; this is encoded by the coding sequence ATGAGCAGCACCACCCGCCTGACCGTCGCGCAAGCCCTCGTGCGGTTCCTCTCCGTCCAGTACACGGAGCGGGACGGCGTACGGCACCGGCTGATCGCCGGGACCTGGGGCATCTTCGGCCACGGCAACGTGGCCGGCATCGGGCAGGCCCTCCTGGAGGCGGGTGAGGACGCGATGCCGTTCCACCAGGGCCGCAACGAGCAGGCGATGGTCCACGCGGCCGTGGGCCACGCCCGTCAGCTGAACCGCCTGTCGGCCCAGGCGGTCACGACGTCGATCGGCCCGGGCGCCACGAACCTGGTCACCGGCGCGGCCCTGGCGACGATCAACCGCCTCCCGGTCCTGCTCCTGCCCGGCGACTACTTCGCCACCCGCGCCGCCGACCCGCTCCTGCAGCAGCTGGAGCATCCGACGGAGGCGGACGTGTCGGTGAACGACACCCTGCGCCCGGTGTCCCGCTACTTCGACCGCATCCACCGCCCCGAGGCCCTGATCCCCTCCGCCCTCCAGGCCATGCGGGTCCTCGCCGACCCGGCCGAGACCGGCGCGGTCACCCTCGCCCTCCCCCAGGACGTGCAGGCGGAGGCGTACGACTGGCCCGAGGAGTTCTTCGCCGAGCGGGTGTGGCGGGTACGGCGTCCCGCGCCCGACCCGGTGGAGCTGGCGGAGGCGGTGCGGGCCATCCTGGGGGCCGCGCGCCCGCTGATCGTGGCGGGCGGAGGGGTCCACCACAGCGAGGCCGAGGAGGCGTTGAAGGCCTTCGCGGACGCCACCGGCATCCCCGTCACGTCCACGCAGGCGGGCAAGGGCTCCCTGCGCCACGACCACCCCGCCGACCTGGGCGGCATCGGCCACACCGGTACGGCGGTCGCCGACGACCTCGCACGCACCGCGGACCTGGTCATCGGTGTGGGCACGCGCTACTCCGACTTCACCACCGCCTCCGGCACCCTCTTCCAGAACCCGGACGTCCGTTTCCTCAACCTGAACATCACCTCCTTCGACGCCCACAAGCTGGCCGCGCGGACGGTCGTGTGCGATGCGCGAGCGGGTCTGGAGGCGCTCACGTCGGCGCTGGAGAGCCACCGCGTGAACGCGGCCTACGAAGCCGAGTACGGGGCGGGCAAGGAGCGCTGGGAGCGAGTCGTGACCCGGGCCTTCGACGCTGCGGACGAGAACGCGGTCCCGACCCAGACCCAGCTGCTGGGCGCGCTGGACGCGGTCGTCGGCGACGAGGACGTGGTGATCAACGCGGCCGGCTCGCTCCCCGGCGACCTGCACAAACTGTGGCGGACCCGCAGCCCCCGCCAGTACCACCTGGAGTACGGCTACTCCTGCATGGGCTACGAGATCCCGGCCGCGATCGGCGTCCAGCAGGCGACCCCGGACACCCCGGTGTGGGCGCTGGTCGGCGACGGCACCTACCTGATGATGCCGACGGAACTCGTCACCGCCGTCCAGGAGGGCCTGCCGATCAACCTCGTCCTCATCCAGAACCACGGCTACGCCTCGATCGGCGGCCTGTCGGAGTCGGTGGGCGGCGAGCGGTTCGGCACCGCCTACCGCTACCGGGCGGCCGACGGCACCTTCAGCGGGGCCCCGCTCCCGGTCGACCTGGCCGCCAACGCGGCGAGCCTCGGCATGGACGTGGTGCGCGCCAAGACCGTACGGGAGCTGCGCGAGGCCCTGGCCACGGCCCGCGCCTCGGACCGGCCGACCTGCGTCTACGTCGAGACGGACACCGCGACCCCGACCGCTCCCCCGGCAGCGGCCTGGTGGGACGTGCCGGTGGCGGAGACGGCGTCGCGCGAGGCCGCCGTGGAGGCGAGGACGGAGTACGACCGTCAGGCAGCCGCGCGCCGCACCCACCTCTGA
- the iolC gene encoding 5-dehydro-2-deoxygluconokinase, translating to MVEPVQQFDVISMGRIGVDLYPQQSGVPLAQVKTFGKFLGGSAANVAVAASRLGCSTAVITRTGGDPFGTYLHQTLTEFGVDNRWVTPVAAYPTPVTFCEIFPPDDFPLYFYRRPKAPDLEIHTDELDYFAIRAARIFWITGTGLSEEPSRSATLAALKCRDRAGATVFDLDWRPDLWSDTAWADPEEARPYYAEALRHATVAVGNLDECEIATGEREPRACAEALLAAGVELAVVKQGPKGVLAVHRDGTTAEVPPVPVEVVNGLGAGDAFGGSLCHGLLSGWELERTVRYANAAGAHVAARLACSSAMPTQAEIDSLLNGVAP from the coding sequence ATGGTCGAGCCAGTCCAGCAGTTCGACGTGATCAGTATGGGCCGTATCGGAGTTGATCTCTACCCGCAGCAGTCAGGGGTCCCTCTGGCGCAGGTCAAGACCTTCGGCAAGTTCCTCGGAGGATCGGCCGCCAACGTCGCGGTCGCCGCGTCCCGGCTCGGCTGCTCCACCGCGGTCATCACCCGTACCGGAGGGGACCCCTTCGGCACGTACCTCCACCAGACCCTCACGGAGTTCGGCGTCGACAACCGCTGGGTGACTCCTGTGGCGGCCTACCCGACCCCGGTCACCTTCTGCGAGATCTTCCCGCCGGACGACTTCCCGCTGTACTTCTACCGCCGCCCCAAGGCTCCCGACCTGGAGATACACACCGACGAGCTCGACTACTTCGCCATCCGCGCGGCCCGGATCTTCTGGATCACCGGCACGGGTCTGAGCGAGGAGCCGAGCCGCTCGGCCACGCTCGCCGCCCTGAAGTGCCGCGACAGGGCGGGCGCCACGGTCTTCGACCTCGACTGGCGGCCCGACCTGTGGAGTGACACGGCCTGGGCGGACCCCGAAGAAGCCCGCCCGTACTACGCCGAGGCCCTGCGGCACGCGACCGTCGCGGTCGGCAACCTCGACGAGTGCGAGATCGCCACCGGGGAGCGTGAACCCCGGGCGTGCGCCGAGGCCCTGCTGGCGGCCGGTGTGGAGCTCGCCGTGGTGAAGCAGGGCCCGAAGGGCGTCCTCGCCGTGCACCGCGACGGCACCACGGCCGAGGTCCCGCCGGTCCCGGTCGAGGTCGTCAACGGCCTCGGCGCCGGCGACGCGTTCGGCGGCTCGCTGTGCCACGGGCTGCTGTCCGGCTGGGAGCTGGAGCGGACCGTCCGGTACGCCAACGCGGCCGGCGCGCATGTCGCCGCCCGCCTCGCCTGCTCCTCCGCGATGCCGACGCAGGCCGAGATCGACAGTCTCCTGAACGGCGTCGCGCCGTGA